A genomic segment from Acidimicrobiales bacterium encodes:
- a CDS encoding cob(I)yrinic acid a,c-diamide adenosyltransferase encodes MRIYTRRGDGGMTSLRAGVRVPKDHALVEANGAIDEAQAALGLARAECGDDPALAALLVSLERDLWIVMAELATPESGSGSAAAAQVVTEAMVDRLEEAIDATMAGLELAGAFAVPGDNRKSAALDFARTVVRRAERLVVGLGRERSLVVAYLNRLSDLCWALARASEAAHLVNRAGEGRTAAPRRRPAPPGGAPLG; translated from the coding sequence GTGAGGATCTACACGCGCCGCGGCGACGGGGGGATGACGTCGCTTCGCGCCGGCGTGCGGGTGCCGAAGGACCACGCGCTCGTCGAGGCGAACGGCGCGATCGACGAGGCGCAGGCCGCGCTCGGCCTGGCCCGGGCGGAGTGCGGCGACGACCCGGCGCTCGCAGCGCTGCTCGTCTCGCTCGAGCGGGACCTGTGGATCGTCATGGCCGAGCTCGCCACGCCCGAGTCTGGCAGCGGGTCGGCGGCCGCTGCGCAGGTCGTCACCGAGGCGATGGTCGATCGCCTCGAGGAGGCGATCGACGCGACGATGGCCGGGCTCGAGCTGGCCGGCGCCTTCGCGGTCCCGGGCGACAACCGGAAGAGCGCGGCGCTCGACTTCGCTCGCACCGTCGTGCGGCGCGCTGAGCGGCTCGTGGTGGGTCTCGGGCGCGAGCGGAGCCTCGTCGTCGCCTACCTCAACCGGCTCTCGGACCTGTGCTGGGCGCTCGCCCGGGCGAGCGAAGCGGCGCACCTCGTCAACCGCGCCGGCGAGGGCCGGACGGCCGCGCCCAGGCGACGGCCCGCCCCGCCCGGCGGTGCACCGCTAGGGTGA
- a CDS encoding leucyl aminopeptidase, whose product MVVRLEAAERAEGADAVAVGVVEGPRRLDGGELDAAAAERAGFRAALGETWVRERPGALEVLVGLGDAAVVDLEALRRFGAAAARAAARCRRLALRLDGLVALADPVAAARAVGEGAGLASHRFARYRAADGSALEAVLLVGAPLEAVDAGARAASVVAEAVCLARDLVNTPASDLTPPTFASLAAEVATSAGVEARVLDEAAIAEAGLGGLLGVARGSAEPPRLVRLERRVDGRPDAPTVALVGKGITFDSGGLSLKGAEAMETMKTDMSGAAAVLAAIVGAARLDLPTRLVGYLPLTENMPGGRATKPGDVLTIRNGRTIEVLNTDAEGRLVLADALSLAAEERPDAIVDLATLTGACVVALGRAIAGLMGNDDRLLAALEAAARRAGEPVWQLPLPAGYRRQLDSEVADLKNVGAPRQAGALVAGLVLEEFVGSVPWAHLDIAGPARAEEDAGYLRKGGTGFGVRTLLAFLEAYEPLGGQVAGETRGRSLWR is encoded by the coding sequence ATGGTGGTGCGGCTGGAAGCGGCCGAGCGCGCCGAGGGGGCCGACGCGGTCGCGGTCGGCGTCGTCGAGGGGCCGCGCCGACTCGACGGCGGCGAGCTCGACGCGGCCGCGGCCGAGCGGGCAGGCTTTCGTGCCGCCCTCGGGGAGACGTGGGTGCGCGAACGCCCCGGCGCGCTCGAGGTGCTCGTCGGCCTCGGCGACGCGGCCGTGGTCGACCTCGAGGCCCTTCGGCGCTTCGGCGCGGCGGCGGCCCGCGCCGCGGCACGCTGCCGTCGCCTCGCGCTGCGCCTCGACGGGCTGGTGGCGCTCGCCGACCCGGTGGCGGCCGCGCGCGCGGTGGGGGAGGGGGCCGGCCTCGCGTCCCACCGCTTCGCCCGCTACCGCGCGGCGGACGGGTCGGCGCTCGAGGCCGTGCTCCTCGTCGGGGCGCCGCTCGAGGCGGTCGACGCCGGGGCGCGCGCGGCCTCGGTCGTCGCCGAGGCGGTCTGCCTCGCGCGCGACCTCGTCAACACCCCGGCGAGCGACCTCACGCCCCCGACGTTCGCCAGCCTCGCCGCCGAGGTCGCCACGAGCGCCGGCGTCGAGGCGCGCGTCCTCGACGAGGCGGCCATCGCCGAGGCGGGCCTCGGGGGCCTGCTCGGCGTGGCGCGCGGGTCGGCCGAGCCGCCGCGGCTCGTCCGCCTCGAGCGGCGCGTCGACGGCCGGCCCGACGCACCGACGGTCGCCCTCGTCGGCAAGGGCATCACCTTCGACTCGGGTGGCCTGTCCCTCAAGGGCGCCGAGGCGATGGAGACGATGAAGACCGACATGAGCGGCGCGGCGGCGGTGCTCGCGGCGATCGTGGGCGCCGCCCGCCTCGACCTCCCGACGCGCCTCGTCGGCTACCTCCCGCTCACGGAGAACATGCCCGGCGGGCGGGCCACCAAGCCCGGGGACGTGCTCACCATCCGGAACGGCCGGACGATCGAGGTCCTCAACACCGACGCCGAGGGCCGGCTCGTGCTCGCCGACGCGCTCAGCCTCGCGGCGGAGGAGCGACCCGACGCGATCGTCGACCTCGCCACCTTGACCGGTGCCTGCGTCGTCGCCCTCGGCCGGGCGATCGCCGGCCTGATGGGCAACGACGACCGGCTCCTCGCGGCGCTCGAGGCGGCGGCGAGGAGGGCGGGCGAGCCGGTCTGGCAGCTCCCCCTCCCCGCCGGCTACCGGCGTCAGCTCGACTCGGAGGTCGCCGACCTGAAGAACGTGGGCGCGCCGCGTCAGGCGGGGGCGCTCGTCGCCGGGCTCGTGCTCGAGGAGTTCGTCGGCTCGGTCCCCTGGGCGCACCTCGACATCGCCGGTCCGGCGCGCGCCGAGGAGGACGCCGGCTACCTGCGAAAGGGCGGCACCGGCTTCGGCGTGCGCACCCTCCTCGCCTTCCTGGAGGCCT